The DNA sequence TTTCTATGGCCTGTCTGCCTGCATATGCTACAATGTTGTATCATCCCACTACTAAATCTCTGAACTTGGGGACATCATTTACAATattcttccctttcttgccacTGTTACTCTCCCATTCCTCTCTTCTTCTCATTTTTTTTGGTCTTCCTCTTAATTTCTTGGGAATTTCAGGTGACAAAAGAGGTTCATACTATGTATCCTCCCAGTACTCCTCCCCTTTAACAACTTCAATATATATAAGCCCCTATATATGTATAAGCAAAATATATGTTCCAAAATAGTCTTTACCAAACTATAAGTATAAGCAAGCAAAATAATAATGAACACACCTTTTGTTGATCATTGATAATTGTGAAGTCAGTTCCATTTTCAAGCTTCAAGTTAGCCTTCATTAAGTCCACAACCCATCTCTAACTATCAGTGGACTTAGTCTCCACCACTGCATGACAGAAAGGATACATCTGATTATTGCTATCCCTACCAACAACACTCAGAAGCTGCCCACCACAAACAGTCTTCAGAAAGCACCCATCTAGTCCAACCACTGGCCTGCAACCTGCTTTCCATCCACTCTTCAATGCAGTGTAGCAAACATACATTCTTTGAAACCTATTAACATCACCATCATTGACCCTTGTCCCTACAATCTTCACAATATTATTTGGATTTATCTTCATTAATTCATGACCAACATCCCAAACTCTGGAGAAATGTTGTTTCACGGACTCATGAACACCTTCAAATGCCATTTTTCTAAGCCTCATTGCCTTGATCCATGAAATTTCAATCTCCATCTCTTTCCTGATACATTCTATCATCTATTTAACTTTCCATGTGGGGTTTTTTCTTATCCTCTCACCATACTGTTCAGCAAGGTACTTCACACTTGCTAACttgttcttatagggtttagtgtACAGGTGATCATTGAGCAATGTCCTTATCTCTACAGTGTCACTATCCGCCTTCCTTCTCACCCAAATATAAAAAAGGCAGCCTAATTCACACTTAACATGACACCTATTTATGTCATTAGCACCAAACTTGACAACCCTCTTTTCTTTGATGCCATACTCCCTCACCATTGATCTGAACTCATCCATGTTCACAAAGGTCTGCCTAACTTCCCATTTTATCTTTCATTTCCTATCTTTTTTTGTGACACCAATAACATGTCTCCTTCTTTTCTTTGTTAATACTGGGGGACCAACATATCCAATCTTGTTATTTTCATCTTCACTTGAGCTCCCAATTGACCTCAACTCATCTGAATCAAAGTCTGATTCACTATAATCCCACTCTTTCATCCCTTCCTTGACACTTATGTAGTTTTCCTGTTCCTCACAAATTTTTCATCACTTGCATCATCAATATTTGAAGCCCCACTGTCAAGCTCTTCAGTTTCTTGCCCACTGTCAACATCAAATTTGTAAGATGGGTCTTCAGGGTCACTATCTTCACTACTTGCATACTCTTCTTCATATCCCTTCAAAAATTCCTCAAGGTTTTCTATCTTGTCTTCATCATCATTATCCTCACTCCCACCACCATTGTCATCATCAGCAGCCAAACCCTTATCCTCACCCACATTGTCATCATTAGCACCAAAACCCCAAATGACTTCATCAATCAAAGAACTATCAACATAAACCTCGATCTTACCATATAGTTCACACAACCTAATCATGTCCCTAACAGAAGCATCATCATACAACATACGAATACCATCACCAAAATTATGACCATTATTTTTAAAATACACCAGACTCTCAGAGTTATAATTAAACGTTTGAGCCCAATCATCCAATTCCCGAAAAGAGAGTGTATTCGGGTCAACATTATTCACAACATCACATTGACCACCAATATAAATACATTCAGGTTGCAGACCAAACTCCCCGTGATGGATAACTTATACAGTTGTAAAATTTGACATACGTTTCATACACATTTACAAACCCTAATCAATTAATCACTACAAACGAACACAAATCACATGTATTacataaaacatatatataacaacataaaaacaCACCCAAAACAACAAATACAAACCCAAAACAACAAACTTGAACAAACCCCAGGTAAAAGAACAAACTTGAGAAAACCCTAATACATACCTTTATCCAACGAGACGAAGAAGACGAATAGAGTACTTGATGTTATCGATCACACTTTGAGGTTGCTCGCACTTCAGTCGACGTGTTCGGGTTTTTCCCCAATTCCGAAATGAGGAGGTCGATCGTCACTTGTGAGTTGTGCAGTGTTTGGAGTGCATGTACATTTGTTGTACTCCCTTTTActtctttttattattttttattttttaatgtaTATGTGACGTGGAatcattttattttttaatgTATATGTGACATGGCATCAATTACTATTTTCATTTATATTTTAGCATTTAAATGTAATTGtttaataccaaaataaatatatgaaccaaaaaatatatttaaataataattaaattatatatttaattaaattaaaattattgacttaaaatattttaaattaaagaTGTTCTTTCAGCACTCAACCAAACACATGATATCAGATATGATACCTCAACCCCATACTACCTTAACCCGATTCCTGATTCCTACCCGATACCGCATCTTGAACCAAACGACCCTAAACTTTAATGATGCCCTACTTTGCCTAATTATTCATGTTCACATGCATTAATTTTGGTATTAatgtaaaaaaaataaattttaatatttaaataatatttctgaTAACAGGTGTGCGGGGCTGCTTATTCGATGTCTCGCCTGGATTTTTGTGGTGGTTGTGGTATAGCTGTCGTGGAGTTTCTGCAAAACAACCGGAAGGGGGTTTAAGTCCCGCGACGCCTCCGGCGGGAGAGTAAGAACTCGTTTTGAGGAAGATGAATATATATAGAAATGAAAGGTGGATGTGTGTATATAAGTgtatgagagtgattaaccccaaaactttttttttatcgtagggaacccgcagccgctacccttcgggtgtgcactgggtaaaccccacgggctcatgcaatagcctgcaaaccacgtgaactaAGATAAACCGCACTTAAGCGACAGACTCTGgttcaggaggcataatcataaattctcctcccgtgaaATTCGAACCTGTGACAAAGAGGATAATTTTCTCTGTGTAGAAAATGTTGGCCATAAGTAGTATTTAGGGGTTGGTATCTTTGAATCGTAGTCGTTGGTTTTGGGAGCGGAGAAAACCTGACTGGGGTAAATGCCTTACATGTGTTAGGATGAGAATGACTGAAAATTGTTCTAACGATCCTCTCACACGTGTCCTGATTATTGACAGTTGTTCCTATCACGCAATTGGACATATGTCTCACGTGCTGGGACTCTTAAGAATTAAGAATTGGGCCGTAGGGAACCAATAGTCCGGACTCGGGGTGAGCGGGACTGGGCGGAGTCGGGAGTCCAGACCCGGCTTTTCTAAAATTCATATGTACTATCAGtttctaaaaattatattaaaaggTTGTATAGTACAAAAATATATGTatgttattaaaaaaataattagctATTTATTTCTGATGAAACAAAAATCATTGACATCTTTTGACATTTTAAATTATTGtttcaaattaatttttatcAAGTCGAGTTATCAAAATTCAAACCAAATTCCTTCTTTATCAAGTTGGAAAAAATTCCATGTTTATCAAGTCGAGTTTCGAATATTTATCTTAATTTAATCTTAATTAAAAAAATCACTTTGAGAACATTTATTTTGGATTTGGATAAAAGAACATGATTGCTAAATGCAGTAAATTTTTACTTCTCACCGTTAGTAGAGATTACTATATTGACCCTCACTTGCATTTTGTGCAAATAAATGCATTTACGTAAGTTAGTAAACCAATGTGAATATCATGAGGTCTCCCCACTTGTCCACGTAAAATGAATAaataatgtattttttttaaatgaataaACGGGTTATTTATTCGTGCATCTCCTTCCATACAGATAATTGGTGTTGTATGCACAACAAATTTCGGTAAAAGTTATTATTATAGAAAGGTTGTTTTTAGGGATGGTTGatataaaatttcaaattttaaaaattcattaaaaaatattaattttatatcttgaataaattaatttgaaaaatGCATCATAATTGTtttttaaataaactatataacATAATATTAATGCATAAATTTGTAACAAATTAATCAGAAAGTGATTGTGCAAATCactaagaaaataatttatatagtaaaaaattattatttgtGCAAACTATTTTTAACGTGTGATGCACAATTtctttttaatattataattaatttgaatgtattgatatgtaattttatactttttggtgtgaaaattatacaaaataatttTGATGGATCGATAATCATTTAGTTTTCTAtgtaaattaataataaaaaaacgAACATTAATTAAAAGTGTATTATGAGTATATGTAAAATTTTTAATCAATATATTCAATCATGTATTTAAAACTTCAAAATGGCAATTTAAATACTTACTTAAATCAATATATAAAACTATATTAACAGTAACCACTAAACCAAAATTTGAAAtgtaattttttttctaaaaaaatagaTGAATACAAGTGTGGAGATGTTTTATTTAAAGTTAAATTTTTGACTTTATTCCGAAAAAGGAATGATGTTGCCAATTTTCATAACGAAAGACCGCTCGGATGTCATCAAATACCTTGAACAAAGAGCTAATCAATTAAAACTACAAGGGTTATAAATGTAATTTTATATTACTGCATGAAGTAAAATATTACTGTAATTAGCAACGCCCTAAAAGAAACCTCGACATGAGCCCACTGATAACTCCACAACAGCCCATCAATCTGAAAAGAACAAACAAAGGCATAGCATAGCCCAATAAGTACTCAAAACCCTACAAAAACCCTCAAGCCTAGAACCTTCTAACCCCCTCTAAATACATCTCTCCAACACAACATTTGACCCCTCATTTTCACCACTCAAATCAAAGCTTTTTTCTTCAAGAATCACAATGGCAAAGCGTTTAATCCCCACACTTAACAGAGTTCTCATCGAGAAAATCGTCCCTCCCTCCAAAACCACCGCCGGTATTCTCCTTCCTGAGAAATCTTCCAAGGTAATATATCCTCGAATCTTGATAAATGAATAATCtcgataaattatattttttccGGTCCTAACATAATATAGATAGCCTATTTTTTATCTCGATAAATGAATATTTTTCTGGTTACTGATTTAATAGAGATAATGTATTTTTAAATTTTTCGGGTCCCAGAGTGTATTTTTAATCTcgataaattaatatttttaatagagGTAGTGTGTTTTTTATCTCGATAAATGAATTTTTGATGTATTGTTTTGTTTAGTTTTTGTGTGTATGgtataatgataatgataatgatgGTGTTATGTGTGTAATTGTGAAGCTAAACTCTGGGAAAGTGGTGGCGGTTGGACCGGGTGCTCTCGATAAATCAGGGAACAAGATTCCGGTAGCTGTTAAGGAAGGTGACACTGTTCTCTTGCCCGAGTATGGTGGTACTCAAGTTAAGCTTGGCGAGAAAGAGTACGTTTCTTTTTACCTATTACTCTCCGAGcccctcaattctttacattggggATATTCTTTATATTGGGGATGGGAGCTCGCCTCTTATTAGAtgtagttgcataatttttttaattaattttcttttaaataaaaaatcaattttttatagaaaaagaaatttttaaaaatgaattccGGAACTATTTTTTATAGTTGCGTGTCAAATatgtgaaaaaaatataaaaaaatgagggGGACGGAGGTAGTATCTATTATCGAAAACTATTGTGTAGCAAGTTATTGTTGTTTTTATGTCGGGAATATTGGATTAGTTCCTACCATGAAAATTGAAATTAGAGCAGATACTTAAAGTGTAAGATTGATTAGAATCTGTAATTTTGGTGCCTGTATAGCGGGTGATTATTAGGGGTTAGAATATCTAGCAACTTGACTCAGTAATCTGAAAATAGTACCTATTTTAATAATCTGAAGATGGTATGATCATTGACATAAGGACCCAAAAAGAGTTGTTAAATTGGGAACACGAAATGACTTGTTTAGTTGTGAATTGTGATTTTTTTATGATCATTGAGCCAATTGGGATCTGAAAAGACTTGTTAAACAGGATATATACATCTATCTTGTACATAGATTATCtacatttttttataattttaattagttttgtATGATCTTCAGACAAAGACCAAAATTGCCGTAGTTAATAGTTATCTGTTGGATGCTGCAATTTTGATGGGTTGTTTATGATGTGGTGTGTCTGGTGCAGGTATCACTTGTTCAGGGATGATGATATCTTGGGTACTCTCCATGATTGATAGATGATAATTTAAGGTTTTCTGAGTTGGAAACGTTAACTATCTATTACCAAGGCTTTTGCTTTAGTGTTTCTGGAGATCTAGTGTTGGTTTTGAAGTTTAGAGTCTCCATTTGTATCAGATATTAATGTGATTTTTACACACAATGCTGGGACAAAGTAATGAAAGTTGAAAGACTATCTGCTTGTTTTTACCTCTTCATACGTTCCATCAGTTTGGTTTCTTGTGTCAATAAGTTGAAAGACTATCTCCAACTCCTATATCCTTGCAATTGTTTAGATATCCTTGATTTTTGAGCAAACTTGTGTTTTTTACCATTTCCAGTTTTCTCTGGCAGAAAAAGAAACTTGCATTTTAGATGATTTGTGGAGCACTCTGTTCTGGTGTCTTTAAACACACTCATTTTAAATGTAATAAGAAATAGTATACGACGTTATTTAGTTTTGTTACCTTGTACGATTCGGATGCAATTTTAAATTAGATGTATCAAATGTTTTGGTACAAGGCTCTAGTTGGCTATTGCGAGACTGGATTGCTTCTGTGTTggtatatttaaaaattatagttCTCCTTACCTATAGGTTTTCTTTTAATTTGTTCTGATCTTGTTAATGGTGTGTGAGATCATGCTCAACTGGAGCTAGTTTTAGCAGCTTGTCTTTTTTCCAGTTATCTTCTTcctaaaaattatattattactATTGAAAATTGTTTATTAGAATTCGTTACAGCATGTTTTGATTTACATTTTTGTGTGTATATTAGTAGTTTAGTTAGAATGTTTGAAAGAACAAGCTTTTACTTTGAACTTTTTTGTATACTAAACGGAAATAAAACAATTGTATCTCATAATCATTCTATACCACTGAAGCTTTTTAAGTTCATTGAAGAACTTTTACTTTTTTATTCAACGTCTTAGGAATGCTATAAGGGCTCTTATAATTTAGGACATTTCGGCAAATTGGATAGTAAGAACTGTGACTACTACTCTAGAAGCTTGTTACAGGTGCTAACACCGATAGCTGCAGCAAGATGCCAACCGGCATGAAGGAATGGAGTCTGAGGGAAAGCATCATCTGCCATGAATAGTGCGACGCCTAATAGTGAGGACATCTTATGTACATTGTGTGCCTTCTTGAGTTTTGGATCGTTAAGGGCTCGTTTTGCAAACGCAATCTGTAAAACATAAATATGAGAAGCCTTTTAAGTCTGGACTAGTACCAGAGATGAGGTGAACCTGTAGGAGCAATAGTCTACAAATTGGCCgtaattaaatataaaatgagaATTGTAGTTCTTATGTAGTTCACCATTGTTAGAAGTTGAGCAGTTAAATGAAAATCGGCACAAGTGAGCTGAAATACAATCGTGTGTTGGAAAATAAATGAAGAAAAGTACCTCCATCATCCCCGTGTGAACAGCTGACACCATTAGAGGCTGTATAGGTAAAACCAATGCTGATGCTGCCATCAACAGCTTTGGGTTTTCATCCCTGAGCGCCCTTGACAGACACTGTATCAATATGTGACTTGTTACGACAAATTTATTGTGTTGTATATATGTCAACCATCAGTCAATTTCAAATCTAGAAGGAATATTTGATTGCAGAACCATAAAAACATAGTCCATGCTCCATAGGCAGGACATAAGAGTACAAGTGTTGTCTGAAGTCTGAACAGTAATGTTTAGTTTTATAATGTGCTGTAAGTCTTTATTAATTGTTGATATTTACTGAGATAATGCACTTCAATGGAAACTTAAAATCTCCAATGCAAATAGAATATATGTACCACAGTAGCGGTAGCAATCGTTGCATAGTCGGCCCATCTCAAATATTTTCTTAATCTGCCTCTGGAAGCATGGTACAAGCTTGAAGCAACTCCTACTCCAATCAATGAATGAGCATAGAGCTTACAATTCAGATTTTTTCTGTAACAGGAAAATTAGGTTGTGACCAAATTAACACTCAACTGGTATACAGTACGTACATAAGCCAATTGTGCCATTATTTAGTAAATCAGACCTGGGGGCTTGGTATCCAAGAACGACGAAAGGAATTGATGTAAGCACATTTGCAATTCTTTCTGCACAGTTCCTATCACCTGCAACAAGGGTAAAAATCTGTTAGCCAACATGTAGAGCTTCTATAGGAGCTCTGATACTCTGCACGATATCTTCAACCACATTAAGCATATACATGTAGGACTATTGGTTTTCGGTACTAATTAACTTGTATTATGGACAATTAGTTCTAGTATAACATTACCTTCAAAAGGGGAACTTTTAAGGGATTGCGACAGCACTAGCCTTCTGTTTTTAGACCCTAAAGTAGTATCTATGCTATCAACACCATTAGCTATGAATTGTGATCCTAATTTAGTTGCAGACAGATATAGCTAAAAGGTAATCAGCAGGGTCGATATTACCATTCAGACAACACCCATGAATGGGTCTCAGACATGAAGGTCTTTGTTGCCATATTCTCCTGCGTAAAACATGTAGAAATAAGGTTACCAACGCGCATCCAGCATAAGTTTTATGAATACTGAAACAGACAAAGTACGTGTGCTGACAAATCAATTTAAGCACAATTTATAGAGATGCAAGCGTGATATACTCTCCCTCGGTGTGTGAGAGAGTGTGTTATATGTTACTTGGCAGGGACATATTTGCTTACTGTACTGTTAGTATCTGAGTAGCTCCAATATCTGCATTCTCACATCTTGACTGATGCAAGTCACCCTTTGGATATATCTGTTCCGATTCAAATGGCGAATGAGGCACGAGTTGGACTCCATGCACACCCTCCAGAGAACTTCTTGTTTTTAAAGTACTCTGGGAACTCATAAGTTAAGAATGGCAATTAGTTGAAACTGATTGTCAACAAGACCTTGTGCGCGACACTGGAGAGAAGTGTGGACGCCACAAGAAAACCTGCTAATAGAATAGAAATGATAAGTTGAGAAAGACATGCTTTAGGTGATGAGTATTACCAGATAGTATAGTACTATTCTAGGCAGATTAACTATATAAACAAGCAAAGGAATTTTTTCCACTAATTCACATCATTTAAATTCAAATGGATTTGTGTAATCaagaaatttaaaaataaaatcaaCAAGAACATATAGCAACAATGCGGCTCAAAGCATGTTGAACAAACTAACATTGCTGATAAATAAAGAGATAAATGGAACTGGAACAAGATCGAAAAAGCTTAATTTCTAGTTACGCGAATTGTATTGATAAACCACGTAATTAGGACTAGCAAGCCCAGATCAACCATACAGTGATCCTGAACATCATGCTGCTCATTTTATCTTACATTCACAAGCTAAAAGGAATTGTTTGAGCGACAGAAGACAAACCTGGCAAGGTTGTATCTGGTCAGTAGCTTAGAGTAATTTTACGAGGTAAGTTGAAACTGCTAGAAAGAGCTGGAGCTGCCGTACAAATTAGTTAAATTAAGAGCATGCAATAATGTCTGCACAAGACAAATATAGAAGAGTTAGAAGAAAAGTAAGGAGATGAACGAATCAGTGTTCGCATATTCTCATGATTCTGCCTTTATATTCCATGCAAACACGAATGTGCTTAACTGGATCCCTTTTATTCTGCTGGGCTTCATTGGGCCTTTTGCTAAAAGACTAGGTTGCTGACCCAATTCTAAATGGTTCTTTTgttgtcttctataaagattgttgtttccctttctttcttcttttacatgagatatttaaaaataataaaaaaataaataaattttctgATATTTATGTTTATTCTAGCTGAAGCTAGTCTTGCATGAACATTTCATAAACAAAAAAACCTTCATGATATTTGTTCCGATTTTTGGTTGAACTTAAAAGGTAGCGAGTCTCAAATCTGAGTTCATTTCAACAATAACACTGTTATCTTGACATTAAAAAAATGCATTTGCACCTATCTCGTTTCCTAATCAAATAAATGCATTGCTTGAACTATTACAGCTACAACTACTACTACTCACCACTCATATCTCAATTATGATTTCTTCCTTGCAACAAAAAATTTAAGTAGCCATAAAGTCAAATCCCAGAAACACACACAAGATTTATTGAATGACAGCCAAGAAGCTGGAGCTTAATGTAACATGATACCATAAATTGGGTACCAAAATAAAACATTCAGGTCCCCTCCTAAAGGAATTACTGGCTTATAGCAAGTTGACAGAGAGCTCAGCCAGTCAAGCtctgttttattcaaaaataaataaatactagcAATATTTCTACCATTGCCCTTGAATTTATATTATGTACGTTGTCCGGAGACAATGGCTATTAATACTCAACAGTCACACACTTTCCCACCTTTCTCCAAGCACCTAAATATACTACTACTACTACCATAAAACACTTCATATACATTACTACTAGCACAAAACAGTTGCACAAACCTACTGCATTTGTATATATTTCTCAACTTGTTTAGCTAAAGTTAAAACAGGTCCAATCTTCAATGATTCATTACATGTACTACTCAATGTAATAAGTGCAGACAACAAATATATTTAAGAAGGTTCCATGATACAAGGGGTCAAGATCATGTGATTACACCCTTAAGACAAGGAGCAAAAAATTCCTTCTCTTCTTTGCTCCtttctttctcattctttcttcTCTAGACAAAATTGCAAGATTATTTGTTGGCATTATTTGCATGCTACATAACTAAGAAATGACAGTTTATAGTGAAGAAAAAGGATTATCGACAAGCGGAAGATGTAGAAATAGAAGATGTTCTGCTACAACTTCAAGAACTGCAATCTTTTACTTCTGGATCATTATTCTTTTGATTCAAGTGGTTTTATGTTCAGCCAACCATGACACCATTGCTCCTTCCAGTTGGCCTTTACCGCGAAAACTCGGGTCTTCCAGCACCGTTTCTTTTGCTGCAGCTTCACCGTCTCCTTTAGCATCTAATAATTCAGATGACAAGAGGATCATTCACACAGGTCCAAATCCTCTTCATAACTAGGTATATTATAGCTGTCAAGTTATATGCTTGAGTTTAGTTTTGCTAATATTGAATTCCAGTGAATAGTTTTAGTTGTAGAAATTTATGTGTAAATGACTTTGCTCATCTTCTCTTACCTCTGAAATAGAAGTAATGGTAGTAAAGCTTTTAGCTTTTTTTGTCCTGGTTTGATGAGGGCTGTGCAGGTTCAGCTGCAAGAACTTATCAGATCAAGCTACTAGAATTTATCATGTTCCTACTTCATAACTTACAGACTATAGCTTCTTCTTCTCCACTTGATGAAAAACACTAAAATTTCTCAACTAAAATGAAACAATATAATTAATCCATCAAGCAAAATTAAACTTACCGCAGTATATCTTACTCAAAAGTAGGGTTAGATTGTTGAATTACTCTGTTAAGTAGGGTTAGAGTAATTGTAGTTGTATGCCAGAAAAATACAAATTTTTGGTAGTTTATGTTTGCAACTTCTTGTTTTCTGTTAATATCAACAGTTTAACAGTTTGCAAGACCCTAAAAGGgaaagtgaaatgaagtcaaaaATAGAAAATTAATTGATAGAGGCTGTAGAATTATGTAGGCTAGCTTCCAGGTTAGGCTATTGTCCTTACAGAGTGAACTATTACCCAGAATGCATATTGAGTCATTATCAAGTTTGATCTGCTTTGCACTGGTGGATATTGTGTTACACAATTAGCACTCATTTTCCCAGTTACACATGGTTTTGCTGTACCAGAGCATTATAATATTAGCACCCCATCCAGAATAATATCTTTGCCACATAAAATTTCATTGCATTGATGTGGTAGTTGGTTCCAAAATAAATGCAAATTCAAAAAACTCATTCAAAACAAGGCCATGACTcatgaacacacacacacactaaaaTTACAATTCTATGCATGCTCATTTGTTGTTTAGGCCCTGTCTTATGCATGCTCATTTGTTGTTTAGGCCCTGTCAGAAGTTTTAAATAATGAACATGTTTTGTTCAATTCCATCAGAGGAGTTAACTAATTTCAAAATTATCATAAAAGCTGAGCAATTTATGTTAAAATAAACT is a window from the Apium graveolens cultivar Ventura chromosome 1, ASM990537v1, whole genome shotgun sequence genome containing:
- the LOC141674452 gene encoding uncharacterized protein LOC141674452, whose product is MSSQSTLKTRSSLEGVHGVQLVPHSPFESEQIYPKGDLHQSRCENADIGATQILTVQRIWQQRPSCLRPIHGCCLNGDRNCAERIANVLTSIPFVVLGYQAPRKNLNCKLYAHSLIGVGVASSLYHASRGRLRKYLRWADYATIATATVCLSRALRDENPKLLMAASALVLPIQPLMVSAVHTGMMEIAFAKRALNDPKLKKAHNVHKMSSLLGVALFMADDAFPQTPFLHAGWHLAAAIGVSTCNKLLE
- the LOC141674461 gene encoding 10 kDa chaperonin, mitochondrial-like; this translates as MAKRLIPTLNRVLIEKIVPPSKTTAGILLPEKSSKLNSGKVVAVGPGALDKSGNKIPVAVKEGDTVLLPEYGGTQVKLGEKEYHLFRDDDILGTLHD